From Carya illinoinensis cultivar Pawnee chromosome 5, C.illinoinensisPawnee_v1, whole genome shotgun sequence, one genomic window encodes:
- the LOC122310337 gene encoding scopoletin glucosyltransferase-like has protein sequence MFLPWATDVDAKFGIPMLVFHGTSFFLSVYNVFERTKEAEVRSCGVVVNSFYELKPAYANHYIKVLGRKAWHIGPVSLCNKEAEDRGQRGKESSIDKQECLKWFNTKNNDSVVYICFGNLANLTDSQPMKIAMGLEASEQQFIWVMKKGKDEKEEEDLGRAQS, from the exons ATGTTCTTGCCATGGGCAACTGATGTTGATGCTAAATTTGGCATCCCAATGCTTGTTTTTCATGGAACTAGTTTTTTTCTCTCTGTCTACAATG TTTTTGAAAGAACCAAAGAAGCAGAGGTGAGGAGCTGTGGGGTTGTTGTAAACAGCTTCTATGAGCTCAAACCGGCTTATGCAAATCATTACATAAAGGTCTTGGGAAGGAAGGCATGGCATATAGGTCCAGTTTCACTATGCAACAAGGAGGCTGAAGACAGAGGTCAGAGGGGAAAAGAATCCTCCATCGATAAACAAGAATGCTTGAAGTGGTTTAATACAAAAAACAACGATTCAGTTGTTTATATATGCTTCGGAAATTTGGCCAACTTAACCGATTCTCAGCCAATGAAAATTGCCATGGGTCTTGAGGCTTCTGAACAACAATTCATTTGGGTCATGAAGAAAGGCaaagatgaaaaagaagaggaagatttGGGTCGTGCTCAATCTTaa
- the LOC122311961 gene encoding DNA-binding protein SMUBP-2 isoform X1, translating into MEARYSCLMCERSISTATTLALRQLPSSTVRFRHNAISTPQFSSLNSHFSRRYYSSPKLGFQRLVIRNVTENPTKRTSRSSRRKSNSIEPDSGKSVRGLNENGDPLGRRDLGKSVVMWIRQGMKAMATDFALAEMKEEFSELRQRMGPGLTFVIQAQPYLTAIPMPLGLEALCLKACTHYPTLFDHFQRELRDVLQDLQNKSLVQSWCETESWKLLKELANSVQHRAVARKVVQPKKNLKGVLGMELEKVKAIQSRIDEFTKRMSELLRIERDAELEFTQEELDAVPKPDENSDASKPIEFLVSHGQAQQELCDTICNLNAVSTSTGLGGMHLVLFRVEGNHRLPPTTLSPGDMVCVRICDSRGAGATSCVQGFVNNLGEDGCSISVALESRHGDPTFSKLFGKSVRIDRIYGLADALTYERNCEALMLLQKSGLQKKNPSIAVAATLFGDEGDVAWLEENNLIDWAEEEFDGMLRTGAYDDSQQRAIALGLNKKRPLLIIQGPPGTGKTGLLKEIIALAVAQGERVLVTAPTNAAVDNMVDKLSNIGLEIVRVGNPARISKTVASKSLGKIVDSKLVNFRMEFERKKSDLRRDLRHCLRDDSLAAGIRQLLKQLGKSLKKKEKETVKEVLSSAKVVLATNAGAADPLIRRLDSFDLVVIDEAAQAIEPSCWIAILQGKRCILAGDQCQLAPVILSRKALEGGLGVSLLERAATLHDGILATKLTTQYRMNDAIASWASKEMYGGSLKSSLTVSSHLLVDAPFVKPTWITQCPLLLLDTRMTYGSLSVGCEEHLDPAGTGSFYNEGEADIVVQHVFSLIYSGVSPAAIAVQSPYVAQVQLLRDRLDELPEAAGVEVATIDSFQGREADAVIISMVRSNTLGAVGFLGDSRRMNVALTRARKHVAVVCDSSTICHNTFLARLLRHIRYFGKVKHADPGGLGGSGLGTNPMLPSIS; encoded by the exons ATGGAAGCCAGGTATTCGTGCTTGATGTGCGAGAGGAGCATATCAACGGCGACTACTTTGGCTCTGAGGCAGTTGCCAAGCTCTACCGTGCGTTTCCGTCACAATGCGATTAGTACGCCCCAGTTTTCGTCCTTGAACAGCCATTTTTCTCGGCGTTATTATTCGTCCCCGAAGCTTGGATTCCAACGGCTTGTAATTCGGAACGTCACCGAGAACCCCACGAAAAGAACTAGTCGCAGCAGCAGGAGAAAAAGCAATTCCATTGAACCAGATTCGGGGAAGAGCGTGCGTGGTTTGAACGAGAATGGGGACCCACTGGGTCGTAGAGACTTGGGTAAGAGCGTGGTGATGTGGATTCGGCAGGGGATGAAGGCCATGGCAACCGACTTTGCTTTGGCCGAGATGAAGGAGGAGTTCTCGGAGCTCAGGCAAAGGATGGGGCCCGGTCTCACTTTCGTAATCCAGGCCCAACCTTACCTAACTGCCATCCCCATGCCCCTCGGTCTCGAAGCCCTTTGCTTGAAGGCCTGCACTCACTATCCCACTCTCTTCGACCACTTCCAGAGAGAGCTCCGCGACGTTCTCCAAgatctccaaaacaaatcactGGTTCAAAGTTGGTGCGAAACCGAGTCCTGGAAGCTGCTCAAGGAGCTCGCCAATTCAG TTCAGCACAGAGCAGTGGCGCGGAAGGTGGTGCAGCCGAAGAAGAATTTGAAAGGTGTGTTAGGGATGGAGCTGGAGAAGGTCAAGGCTATCCAGAGCAGGATCGATGAGTTCACGAAGCGAATGTCGGAACTGCTTCGTATAGAAAGGGATGCAGAATTGGAGTTTACACAGGAGGAGTTGGATGCTGTTCCTAAACCGGACGAGAATTCGGATGCTTCGAAGCCCATCGAGTTCTTGGTTAGCCATGGCCAGGCTCAGCAAGAACTCTGTGACACCATCTGCAATTTGAATGCTGTCAGCACATCTACAG GATTAGGTGGAATGCATTTGGTGTTGTTCAGGGTTGAGGGGAACCACCGTCTGCCGCCGACCACCCTTTCTCCCGGAGATATGGTCTGCGTGAGAATATGTGATAGCAGGGGTGCAGGTGCAACTTCTTGCGTGCAAGGTTTTGTCAACAACCTTGGGGAGGACGGATGTAGCATCAGTGTAGCTCTAGAGTCTCGCCATGGTGATCCCACTTTCTCAAAGCTCTTTGGCAAGAGCGTTCGAATTGATCGTATCTATGGATTGGCTGATGCACTCACATATGAG CGCAATTGTGAAGCACTGATGCTCCTTCAAAAGAGTGGTTTGCAGAAGAAAAATCCTTCAATTGCCGTTGCAGCTACCTTATTTGGAGATGAGGGAGATGTTGCCTGGCTGGAGGAAAATAATTTGATAGATTGGGCTGAAGAAGAATTTGATGGGATGTTGAGGACTGGAGCTTATGATGATTCACAGCAAAGAGCAATTGCATTAGGTCTGAATAAGAAGCGGCCTTTATTGATAATCCAAGGGCCACCTGGTACTGGAAAGACGGGTTTGCTTAAGGAAATTATAGCACTTGCTGTTGCACAAGGTGAAAGGGTGCTTGTGACTGCACCAACAAATGCGGCTGTTGACAACATGGTTGACAAACTATCAAATATTGGACTGGAAATTGTGCGGGTTGGCAATCCAGCACGTATATCCAAAACTGTGGCATCAAAATCTTTGGGTAAAATCGTGGATTCTAAGCTAGTCAATTTTCGGATGGAGTTTGAAAGGAAGAAGTCAGATCTAAGAAGGGACCTCAGACACTGTTTACGGGATGATTCTTTAGCTGCTGGGATACGTCAGCTTTTAAAACAACTGGGAAAGTCactgaagaagaaggaaaaggagaCTGTGAAGGAAGTACTATCAAGCGCTAAAGTTGTGCTTGCCACTAACGCTGGAGCTGCTGATCCCTTGATTCGAAGACTGGATTCCTTTGACTTGGTTGTTATAGATGAAGCAGCACAGGCAATTGAACCTTCTTGCTGGATCGCAATACTGCAGGGAAAGCGCTGTATTCTTGCTGGTGACCAATGCCAGCTCGCTCCAGTGATTCTATCTAGAAAAGCCTTAGAAGGTGGTCTTGGAGTATCATTGCTGGAGAGGGCTGCGACTTTGCATGATGGAATTCTTGCCACCAAGTTAACAACACAGTACCGTATGAATGATGCAATTGCCAGTTGGGCATCAAAAGAGATGTATGGTGGATCACTAAAATCGTCCTTGACGGtctcttctcatcttcttgTGGATGCTCCATTTGTTAAG CCCACCTGGATAACTCAATGCCCACTGCTGTTGCTTGATACAAGAATGACATATGGAAGTTTGTCAGTTGGTTGTGAAGAGCATTTAGATCCAGCTGGCACAGGATCTTTTTACAATGAAGGGGAGGCTGATATAGTTGTGCAACATGTCTTTTCATTGATTTATTCTG GTGTTAGCCCAGCAGCTATTGCAGTTCAATCTCCTTATGTAGCTCAAGTACAGCTCCTTAGGGACAGGCTTGATGAGCTTCCAGAGGCTGCAGGTGTTGAGGTTGCAACTATTGATAGCTTCCAAGGACGGGAGGCCGATGCTGTAATCATATCAATG GTGCGGTCAAACACTTTAGGAGCCGTTGGATTCCTTGGGGACAGTAGGCGAATGAATGTTGCCCTAACTAGGGCACGCAAACATGTTGCAGTTGTCTGTGATAGCTCAACGATATGCCATAACACCTTCCTCGCGAGGCTGTTGCGTCATATCCGCTATTTTGGCAAGGTGAAGCATGCAGATCCCGGTGGTTTGGGAGGATCTGGACTTGGCACGAACCCGATGCTGCCATCTATTAGCTAA
- the LOC122311961 gene encoding DNA-binding protein SMUBP-2 isoform X2, with the protein MEARYSCLMCERSISTATTLALRQLPSSTVRFRHNAISTPQFSSLNSHFSRRYYSSPKLGFQRLVIRNVTENPTKRTSRSSRRKSNSIEPDSGKSVRGLNENGDPLGRRDLGKSVVMWIRQGMKAMATDFALAEMKEEFSELRQRMGPGLTFVIQAQPYLTAIPMPLGLEALCLKACTHYPTLFDHFQRELRDVLQDLQNKSLVQSWCETESWKLLKELANSVQHRAVARKVVQPKKNLKGVLGMELEKVKAIQSRIDEFTKRMSELLRIERDAELEFTQEELDAVPKPDENSDASKPIEFLVSHGQAQQELCDTICNLNAVSTSTGLGGMHLVLFRVEGNHRLPPTTLSPGDMVCVRICDSRGAGATSCVQGFVNNLGEDGCSISVALESRHGDPTFSKLFGKSVRIDRIYGLADALTYERNCEALMLLQKSGLQKKNPSIAVAATLFGDEGDVAWLEENNLIDWAEEEFDGMLRTGAYDDSQQRAIALGLNKKRPLLIIQGPPGTGKTGLLKEIIALAVAQGERVLVTAPTNAAVDNMVDKLSNIGLEIVRVGNPARISKTVASKSLGKIVDSKLVNFRMEFERKKSDLRRDLRHCLRDDSLAAGIRQLLKQLGKSLKKKEKETVKEVLSSAKVVLATNAGAADPLIRRLDSFDLVVIDEAAQAIEPSCWIAILQGKRCILAGDQCQLAPVILSRKALEGGLGVSLLERAATLHDGILATKLTTQYRMNDAIASWASKEMYGGSLKSSLTVSSHLLVDAPFVKAAMSYILPALKDHFENAI; encoded by the exons ATGGAAGCCAGGTATTCGTGCTTGATGTGCGAGAGGAGCATATCAACGGCGACTACTTTGGCTCTGAGGCAGTTGCCAAGCTCTACCGTGCGTTTCCGTCACAATGCGATTAGTACGCCCCAGTTTTCGTCCTTGAACAGCCATTTTTCTCGGCGTTATTATTCGTCCCCGAAGCTTGGATTCCAACGGCTTGTAATTCGGAACGTCACCGAGAACCCCACGAAAAGAACTAGTCGCAGCAGCAGGAGAAAAAGCAATTCCATTGAACCAGATTCGGGGAAGAGCGTGCGTGGTTTGAACGAGAATGGGGACCCACTGGGTCGTAGAGACTTGGGTAAGAGCGTGGTGATGTGGATTCGGCAGGGGATGAAGGCCATGGCAACCGACTTTGCTTTGGCCGAGATGAAGGAGGAGTTCTCGGAGCTCAGGCAAAGGATGGGGCCCGGTCTCACTTTCGTAATCCAGGCCCAACCTTACCTAACTGCCATCCCCATGCCCCTCGGTCTCGAAGCCCTTTGCTTGAAGGCCTGCACTCACTATCCCACTCTCTTCGACCACTTCCAGAGAGAGCTCCGCGACGTTCTCCAAgatctccaaaacaaatcactGGTTCAAAGTTGGTGCGAAACCGAGTCCTGGAAGCTGCTCAAGGAGCTCGCCAATTCAG TTCAGCACAGAGCAGTGGCGCGGAAGGTGGTGCAGCCGAAGAAGAATTTGAAAGGTGTGTTAGGGATGGAGCTGGAGAAGGTCAAGGCTATCCAGAGCAGGATCGATGAGTTCACGAAGCGAATGTCGGAACTGCTTCGTATAGAAAGGGATGCAGAATTGGAGTTTACACAGGAGGAGTTGGATGCTGTTCCTAAACCGGACGAGAATTCGGATGCTTCGAAGCCCATCGAGTTCTTGGTTAGCCATGGCCAGGCTCAGCAAGAACTCTGTGACACCATCTGCAATTTGAATGCTGTCAGCACATCTACAG GATTAGGTGGAATGCATTTGGTGTTGTTCAGGGTTGAGGGGAACCACCGTCTGCCGCCGACCACCCTTTCTCCCGGAGATATGGTCTGCGTGAGAATATGTGATAGCAGGGGTGCAGGTGCAACTTCTTGCGTGCAAGGTTTTGTCAACAACCTTGGGGAGGACGGATGTAGCATCAGTGTAGCTCTAGAGTCTCGCCATGGTGATCCCACTTTCTCAAAGCTCTTTGGCAAGAGCGTTCGAATTGATCGTATCTATGGATTGGCTGATGCACTCACATATGAG CGCAATTGTGAAGCACTGATGCTCCTTCAAAAGAGTGGTTTGCAGAAGAAAAATCCTTCAATTGCCGTTGCAGCTACCTTATTTGGAGATGAGGGAGATGTTGCCTGGCTGGAGGAAAATAATTTGATAGATTGGGCTGAAGAAGAATTTGATGGGATGTTGAGGACTGGAGCTTATGATGATTCACAGCAAAGAGCAATTGCATTAGGTCTGAATAAGAAGCGGCCTTTATTGATAATCCAAGGGCCACCTGGTACTGGAAAGACGGGTTTGCTTAAGGAAATTATAGCACTTGCTGTTGCACAAGGTGAAAGGGTGCTTGTGACTGCACCAACAAATGCGGCTGTTGACAACATGGTTGACAAACTATCAAATATTGGACTGGAAATTGTGCGGGTTGGCAATCCAGCACGTATATCCAAAACTGTGGCATCAAAATCTTTGGGTAAAATCGTGGATTCTAAGCTAGTCAATTTTCGGATGGAGTTTGAAAGGAAGAAGTCAGATCTAAGAAGGGACCTCAGACACTGTTTACGGGATGATTCTTTAGCTGCTGGGATACGTCAGCTTTTAAAACAACTGGGAAAGTCactgaagaagaaggaaaaggagaCTGTGAAGGAAGTACTATCAAGCGCTAAAGTTGTGCTTGCCACTAACGCTGGAGCTGCTGATCCCTTGATTCGAAGACTGGATTCCTTTGACTTGGTTGTTATAGATGAAGCAGCACAGGCAATTGAACCTTCTTGCTGGATCGCAATACTGCAGGGAAAGCGCTGTATTCTTGCTGGTGACCAATGCCAGCTCGCTCCAGTGATTCTATCTAGAAAAGCCTTAGAAGGTGGTCTTGGAGTATCATTGCTGGAGAGGGCTGCGACTTTGCATGATGGAATTCTTGCCACCAAGTTAACAACACAGTACCGTATGAATGATGCAATTGCCAGTTGGGCATCAAAAGAGATGTATGGTGGATCACTAAAATCGTCCTTGACGGtctcttctcatcttcttgTGGATGCTCCATTTGTTAAG GCTGCTATGAGTTACATCTTACCAGCACTGAAGGATCATTTTGAAAATGCAATATGA
- the LOC122311961 gene encoding DNA-binding protein SMUBP-2 isoform X3 produces the protein MEARYSCLMCERSISTATTLALRQLPSSTVRFRHNAISTPQFSSLNSHFSRRYYSSPKLGFQRLVIRNVTENPTKRTSRSSRRKSNSIEPDSGKSVRGLNENGDPLGRRDLGKSVVMWIRQGMKAMATDFALAEMKEEFSELRQRMGPGLTFVIQAQPYLTAIPMPLGLEALCLKACTHYPTLFDHFQRELRDVLQDLQNKSLVQSWCETESWKLLKELANSVQHRAVARKVVQPKKNLKGVLGMELEKVKAIQSRIDEFTKRMSELLRIERDAELEFTQEELDAVPKPDENSDASKPIEFLVSHGQAQQELCDTICNLNAVSTSTGLGGMHLVLFRVEGNHRLPPTTLSPGDMVCVRICDSRGAGATSCVQGFVNNLGEDGCSISVALESRHGDPTFSKLFGKSVRIDRIYGLADALTYERNCEALMLLQKSGLQKKNPSIAVAATLFGDEGDVAWLEENNLIDWAEEEFDGMLRTGAYDDSQQRAIALGLNKKRPLLIIQGPPGTGKTGLLKEIIALAVAQGERVLVTAPTNAAVDNMVDKLSNIGLEIVRVGNPARISKTVASKSLGKIVDSKLVNFRMEFERKKSDLRRDLRHCLRDDSLAAGIRQLLKQLGKSLKKKEKETVKEVLSSAKVVLATNAGAADPLIRRLDSFDLVVIDEAAQAIEPSCWIAILQGKRCILAGDQCQLAPVILSRKALEGGLGVSLLERAATLHDGILATKLTTQYRMNDAIASWASKEMYGGSLKSSLTVSSHLLVDAPFVKVLAQQLLQFNLLM, from the exons ATGGAAGCCAGGTATTCGTGCTTGATGTGCGAGAGGAGCATATCAACGGCGACTACTTTGGCTCTGAGGCAGTTGCCAAGCTCTACCGTGCGTTTCCGTCACAATGCGATTAGTACGCCCCAGTTTTCGTCCTTGAACAGCCATTTTTCTCGGCGTTATTATTCGTCCCCGAAGCTTGGATTCCAACGGCTTGTAATTCGGAACGTCACCGAGAACCCCACGAAAAGAACTAGTCGCAGCAGCAGGAGAAAAAGCAATTCCATTGAACCAGATTCGGGGAAGAGCGTGCGTGGTTTGAACGAGAATGGGGACCCACTGGGTCGTAGAGACTTGGGTAAGAGCGTGGTGATGTGGATTCGGCAGGGGATGAAGGCCATGGCAACCGACTTTGCTTTGGCCGAGATGAAGGAGGAGTTCTCGGAGCTCAGGCAAAGGATGGGGCCCGGTCTCACTTTCGTAATCCAGGCCCAACCTTACCTAACTGCCATCCCCATGCCCCTCGGTCTCGAAGCCCTTTGCTTGAAGGCCTGCACTCACTATCCCACTCTCTTCGACCACTTCCAGAGAGAGCTCCGCGACGTTCTCCAAgatctccaaaacaaatcactGGTTCAAAGTTGGTGCGAAACCGAGTCCTGGAAGCTGCTCAAGGAGCTCGCCAATTCAG TTCAGCACAGAGCAGTGGCGCGGAAGGTGGTGCAGCCGAAGAAGAATTTGAAAGGTGTGTTAGGGATGGAGCTGGAGAAGGTCAAGGCTATCCAGAGCAGGATCGATGAGTTCACGAAGCGAATGTCGGAACTGCTTCGTATAGAAAGGGATGCAGAATTGGAGTTTACACAGGAGGAGTTGGATGCTGTTCCTAAACCGGACGAGAATTCGGATGCTTCGAAGCCCATCGAGTTCTTGGTTAGCCATGGCCAGGCTCAGCAAGAACTCTGTGACACCATCTGCAATTTGAATGCTGTCAGCACATCTACAG GATTAGGTGGAATGCATTTGGTGTTGTTCAGGGTTGAGGGGAACCACCGTCTGCCGCCGACCACCCTTTCTCCCGGAGATATGGTCTGCGTGAGAATATGTGATAGCAGGGGTGCAGGTGCAACTTCTTGCGTGCAAGGTTTTGTCAACAACCTTGGGGAGGACGGATGTAGCATCAGTGTAGCTCTAGAGTCTCGCCATGGTGATCCCACTTTCTCAAAGCTCTTTGGCAAGAGCGTTCGAATTGATCGTATCTATGGATTGGCTGATGCACTCACATATGAG CGCAATTGTGAAGCACTGATGCTCCTTCAAAAGAGTGGTTTGCAGAAGAAAAATCCTTCAATTGCCGTTGCAGCTACCTTATTTGGAGATGAGGGAGATGTTGCCTGGCTGGAGGAAAATAATTTGATAGATTGGGCTGAAGAAGAATTTGATGGGATGTTGAGGACTGGAGCTTATGATGATTCACAGCAAAGAGCAATTGCATTAGGTCTGAATAAGAAGCGGCCTTTATTGATAATCCAAGGGCCACCTGGTACTGGAAAGACGGGTTTGCTTAAGGAAATTATAGCACTTGCTGTTGCACAAGGTGAAAGGGTGCTTGTGACTGCACCAACAAATGCGGCTGTTGACAACATGGTTGACAAACTATCAAATATTGGACTGGAAATTGTGCGGGTTGGCAATCCAGCACGTATATCCAAAACTGTGGCATCAAAATCTTTGGGTAAAATCGTGGATTCTAAGCTAGTCAATTTTCGGATGGAGTTTGAAAGGAAGAAGTCAGATCTAAGAAGGGACCTCAGACACTGTTTACGGGATGATTCTTTAGCTGCTGGGATACGTCAGCTTTTAAAACAACTGGGAAAGTCactgaagaagaaggaaaaggagaCTGTGAAGGAAGTACTATCAAGCGCTAAAGTTGTGCTTGCCACTAACGCTGGAGCTGCTGATCCCTTGATTCGAAGACTGGATTCCTTTGACTTGGTTGTTATAGATGAAGCAGCACAGGCAATTGAACCTTCTTGCTGGATCGCAATACTGCAGGGAAAGCGCTGTATTCTTGCTGGTGACCAATGCCAGCTCGCTCCAGTGATTCTATCTAGAAAAGCCTTAGAAGGTGGTCTTGGAGTATCATTGCTGGAGAGGGCTGCGACTTTGCATGATGGAATTCTTGCCACCAAGTTAACAACACAGTACCGTATGAATGATGCAATTGCCAGTTGGGCATCAAAAGAGATGTATGGTGGATCACTAAAATCGTCCTTGACGGtctcttctcatcttcttgTGGATGCTCCATTTGTTAAG GTGTTAGCCCAGCAGCTATTGCAGTTCAATCTCCTTATGTAG